In Thermus antranikianii DSM 12462, one DNA window encodes the following:
- a CDS encoding ABC-ATPase domain-containing protein — protein MRRLEELFPFLASLEGRPYPFYKDLKGTWRGEGFDLRFVHVQGDPFATPSVVEVRYPAKAVEGLRIYRHPMGRVAVEDFLLRSLKARFRHLPFCGGSGHSGRVFVEVESPKVLRRAGAHLGQEALYLRFRVGLPASGRRILGKEAERLFRALVEHLRGFLWELDGRALVSQVQQVEDFAYIQESLPQRGLVAFVGDGAILPRESGVSQKPLRGAVPFQSPPSLRVSFRVPHKGEVFGMGLPQGLTLITGGGFHGKTTLLEALVHGVYPHIPGDGREWVVTHALAQRVQSEDGRSVKGVDLRPFVHDLPLGQDTSFFSTEDASGSTSLAAAILEALELGARVLLLDEDTSATNLLVRDARMQALVRRETLTPLLDRVQDFKARGVSLILVVGGVGDYLDLADTVLLLEEYRPREATLEAKAIAQAHPTGRAFGEPRYPLAVASRAPLPESFDPRRGRKARVKGRGLRELVYGEEVVDLSALDLFENAQVRALGAWLQRLWRQADGKTPLRELVEEVLGRVEDLFSLEEAPEVAEVRSLELGAAVNRLRSLEVRRAAE, from the coding sequence GTGCGGCGGCTAGAGGAGCTTTTTCCTTTCCTGGCCTCCCTCGAGGGGAGGCCTTACCCTTTTTACAAGGATCTAAAGGGAACCTGGAGGGGTGAGGGGTTTGACCTGCGCTTTGTCCACGTGCAGGGGGATCCCTTCGCCACCCCAAGCGTTGTGGAGGTGCGCTACCCTGCCAAGGCCGTGGAGGGACTTCGGATCTACCGCCACCCCATGGGCCGGGTAGCGGTGGAGGACTTCCTCCTCAGGTCCCTCAAGGCCCGGTTCCGCCACCTGCCCTTTTGCGGGGGGAGCGGGCACTCGGGGAGGGTCTTTGTAGAGGTGGAAAGCCCCAAGGTGTTGCGGCGGGCTGGAGCCCATCTTGGCCAAGAGGCGCTTTACCTGCGTTTCCGGGTGGGGCTTCCCGCCTCGGGCCGAAGGATTTTGGGTAAGGAGGCGGAGAGGCTTTTCCGGGCCCTGGTGGAGCACCTTCGGGGGTTTCTGTGGGAACTGGATGGGAGGGCCCTGGTATCCCAGGTCCAGCAGGTGGAGGACTTTGCCTATATTCAGGAGAGCCTTCCCCAAAGGGGCCTGGTGGCCTTCGTGGGGGATGGGGCCATCCTTCCCCGGGAAAGCGGGGTAAGCCAGAAGCCCTTAAGGGGGGCGGTTCCCTTCCAAAGCCCCCCTTCCTTGCGGGTTTCCTTCCGCGTACCCCACAAGGGTGAGGTCTTTGGGATGGGCCTCCCCCAGGGCCTCACCCTTATCACCGGCGGAGGCTTCCATGGGAAAACCACCCTCCTCGAGGCCTTGGTTCACGGGGTCTATCCCCATATTCCCGGGGATGGGCGGGAGTGGGTGGTGACCCATGCCCTGGCCCAGAGGGTCCAGTCGGAGGATGGCCGAAGCGTGAAGGGCGTGGATCTAAGGCCCTTCGTGCACGACCTTCCCCTGGGCCAGGACACCTCTTTCTTCTCCACGGAGGATGCCTCGGGGTCCACCAGCCTGGCGGCCGCCATCCTGGAGGCCCTGGAGCTGGGTGCCCGGGTGCTTCTCTTGGACGAGGATACCTCTGCCACCAACCTCCTGGTGCGGGATGCCCGTATGCAGGCCCTGGTGCGGCGGGAAACCCTCACCCCCCTTTTGGACCGGGTTCAGGACTTTAAGGCCAGGGGGGTGAGCCTGATCCTGGTGGTGGGCGGGGTGGGGGACTACCTGGACCTGGCAGACACGGTCTTGCTTCTGGAGGAGTACCGGCCGAGGGAGGCCACCCTGGAGGCCAAGGCCATCGCCCAAGCCCATCCCACGGGGCGGGCTTTTGGCGAGCCTCGGTATCCCCTTGCCGTGGCTTCCCGGGCTCCCTTGCCCGAAAGCTTTGATCCCAGGCGGGGCAGGAAGGCCCGGGTGAAGGGTCGGGGCCTCAGGGAGCTGGTCTACGGGGAGGAGGTGGTGGACCTATCCGCCTTGGACCTTTTTGAAAACGCCCAGGTGCGGGCTTTGGGGGCATGGCTCCAGCGGCTTTGGCGGCAGGCGGACGGCAAAACTCCTTTGCGGGAGCTGGTGGAGGAGGTACTGGGAAGGGTAGAGGACCTTTTTTCCCTGGAAGAGGCCCCTGAGGTAGCCGAAGTGCGCTCTTTGGAGCTGGGGGCAGCGGTGAACCGGCTTCGCTCCCTGGAGGTGCGGCGGGCGGCGGAGTAA
- a CDS encoding aldehyde ferredoxin oxidoreductase C-terminal domain-containing protein — protein MWRSLRVDLLNKRVYWEEVSPEEAAHGGRYRTGRLLLEREAYRMDPLSPENPLVFAVGPLAGTGFSNANRTSVGTRSPLTLGIKEANGGGTFGYALGQMKLSHLVLEGASPDWVVLRITREGQVFFDPAEDLLGLGNFEAAAKLFAAYGRKIAFALLGPVGEYLGLLSGIAFSDIDGRPSRLAARGGVGAVMGSKRVKAIVVEVPGKVEVWDKPKVTGAIRRYAELLRQDPLVMKFYNAIGTMGMADFQNAFGGLPVRNFRQGQLASPEEFRMGGQYIAPLNKARGGKHTHACMPGCVIQCSNVIVDEKGEEVVSPLEYETIGLMGTNCGLTDPDQLARLNRLANDLGVDTIETGATLALFMEKGEADWGDYAFMEARLKALYTPSEEARFLAQGTARVGEALGLKRVPVIKRQAISAYDPRVVEATGITMMITAQGADHTAGNAPRLETRAMPVEEILEASYQAQVNAAANDALGLCVFGGSVTNKQVEFVVESLNAALGTNLTPAFWRELGEGVLRLEHRFNHLAGFTHQDDRLPGFFYEEPLPPKGYTARFRPEDLAPLYERLDQGS, from the coding sequence ATGTGGAGGTCTTTGCGGGTTGACCTTTTGAACAAGCGGGTTTATTGGGAGGAGGTTTCTCCTGAGGAGGCGGCCCATGGCGGCCGCTACCGCACGGGGCGGCTTCTTCTGGAGCGGGAGGCCTACCGCATGGATCCCCTTTCCCCAGAGAATCCCCTGGTGTTCGCCGTAGGTCCCCTGGCGGGAACGGGGTTTTCCAACGCCAACCGCACCAGCGTGGGTACGCGAAGCCCCCTTACCCTGGGCATCAAGGAGGCCAACGGGGGCGGCACCTTCGGTTACGCCCTGGGCCAGATGAAGCTTTCCCACCTGGTCCTGGAGGGGGCAAGCCCCGACTGGGTGGTCCTCCGCATCACCCGGGAGGGCCAGGTCTTTTTTGACCCGGCGGAGGACCTCCTGGGCCTCGGGAACTTTGAGGCGGCGGCCAAGCTGTTTGCCGCCTACGGCAGGAAGATCGCCTTTGCCCTTTTGGGGCCGGTGGGGGAGTACCTGGGCCTCCTTTCGGGCATCGCCTTTTCGGACATCGACGGCAGGCCTTCCCGCCTGGCGGCCCGGGGAGGCGTGGGGGCGGTGATGGGAAGCAAGCGGGTCAAGGCCATCGTGGTGGAGGTGCCGGGGAAGGTGGAGGTCTGGGACAAGCCCAAGGTCACCGGGGCCATCCGCCGCTATGCGGAGCTTTTGCGCCAGGACCCCTTGGTGATGAAGTTCTACAACGCCATCGGCACCATGGGAATGGCGGACTTCCAGAATGCCTTCGGGGGACTGCCGGTGAGGAACTTTCGCCAGGGCCAGCTCGCCTCCCCGGAGGAGTTCCGCATGGGCGGCCAGTACATCGCTCCCCTCAACAAGGCTCGGGGAGGGAAACACACCCACGCCTGCATGCCTGGATGCGTGATCCAGTGCTCCAACGTCATCGTGGACGAAAAGGGAGAGGAGGTGGTTTCCCCCCTGGAGTACGAGACCATCGGCCTTATGGGCACCAACTGTGGCCTCACCGATCCGGACCAGCTCGCCCGCCTCAATCGCCTGGCCAACGACCTGGGGGTGGACACCATAGAAACCGGGGCCACCTTGGCCCTTTTCATGGAAAAGGGAGAGGCGGACTGGGGGGACTATGCCTTCATGGAGGCCAGGCTCAAAGCCCTCTACACTCCAAGTGAGGAGGCCCGCTTCCTGGCCCAAGGCACCGCCCGGGTGGGGGAGGCGCTTGGGCTTAAGCGGGTTCCCGTCATCAAGCGTCAGGCCATCAGCGCCTACGATCCCAGGGTGGTGGAGGCCACGGGGATCACCATGATGATCACCGCCCAGGGGGCAGACCACACCGCGGGGAATGCCCCGCGCCTGGAAACCCGGGCCATGCCCGTGGAGGAGATCCTCGAGGCCAGTTATCAGGCCCAGGTGAACGCCGCCGCCAACGACGCCCTGGGCCTTTGCGTCTTCGGGGGAAGCGTCACCAACAAGCAGGTGGAGTTCGTGGTGGAAAGCCTAAACGCCGCCCTGGGCACGAACCTGACCCCTGCCTTCTGGCGTGAGCTTGGGGAGGGCGTTTTGCGCCTGGAACATCGCTTTAACCACCTGGCGGGCTTCACCCACCAGGATGACCGCCTCCCGGGCTTCTTCTATGAGGAACCCCTTCCGCCCAAGGGCTACACCGCCCGCTTCCGCCCCGAGGACCTGGCGCCCCTTTACGAGAGGCTTGACCAGGGGTCGTAA
- a CDS encoding metal ABC transporter substrate-binding protein yields the protein MPRLALLLLLLSQAWAQVQVAATTPLLADLVSQVGGNRVKVESVVPPGADPHTFEPTPSTAKNLARSRLLFANGLGLEAFLPKLQRLLPQGARVVKLAEGQPSLICQEEHQEESLEEREHAHGPCNPHLWLDPTYALRYAERIAQELAQLDPKGKAIYQANLKRFRAEVEKRDKAFQACNLKGLKVVTQHDAFAYFARRYGLQVVGSLTASGVQEAGSRTFLTLLERARREGVKLVLAEPQFQGTALKALAEALGARIVVLYTDTLDRKVPTYLDLLDHNLKALCP from the coding sequence ATGCCACGGCTAGCCCTGTTGCTCCTTCTCCTTTCCCAAGCCTGGGCCCAGGTGCAGGTGGCGGCCACCACCCCCCTCCTGGCCGACCTGGTGTCCCAGGTGGGGGGGAACCGGGTCAAGGTAGAAAGCGTGGTCCCCCCAGGGGCCGACCCCCACACCTTTGAACCCACCCCCAGCACCGCCAAAAACCTGGCCCGAAGCCGCCTTCTCTTCGCCAACGGCCTCGGCCTCGAGGCCTTCTTGCCCAAGCTGCAACGCCTCCTCCCCCAAGGCGCCCGGGTGGTGAAGCTGGCGGAAGGGCAACCCAGCCTCATCTGCCAGGAGGAACACCAAGAGGAAAGCCTGGAGGAACGGGAGCACGCCCACGGCCCCTGCAACCCCCACCTCTGGCTGGACCCCACCTACGCCCTGCGCTATGCCGAGCGCATCGCCCAGGAACTCGCCCAGCTGGACCCCAAAGGAAAGGCCATCTACCAGGCCAACCTAAAGCGCTTTAGGGCGGAGGTGGAAAAGCGCGATAAGGCCTTCCAAGCCTGCAACCTAAAGGGCCTCAAGGTGGTCACCCAGCACGATGCCTTCGCCTATTTTGCCCGCCGGTACGGCCTCCAGGTGGTGGGTAGCCTCACCGCCTCGGGGGTGCAGGAGGCGGGAAGCCGGACCTTCCTCACGCTCCTGGAGCGAGCGCGCCGGGAGGGGGTAAAGCTGGTCCTGGCCGAACCCCAGTTCCAGGGAACCGCCCTCAAGGCCCTGGCTGAGGCCCTGGGAGCCCGCATCGTCGTCCTCTATACCGACACCCTGGACCGAAAGGTGCCCACCTATCTGGATTTACTGGACCATAACCTTAAGGCTCTATGCCCATAA
- the galK gene encoding galactokinase, with product MGFKEVFGTLPEASAQAPGRVNLLGEHTDYQEGYVLPTPLPYFTQVEAAKGEGRVEAYSEELKELRARPLESPAQGDFLDYLLGVVWALREAGYEVPGARFYVRSRVPIGAGLSSSAALEVAALKALRILYRLPLSDKEIALLGQKAEVEYVGVRCGIMDQMAASLGEVGKALFLDTRTLEHENLPLPPRSRVAVLDLGLKRRLASAGYNERRKEAEEAARRLGVRSLRDIGDLCLVESLPSPLDKRARHIVGENLRVLRGVEALRRGDARAFGELMVQSHRSLSQDYGVSLPELDALVEEALRAGAYGAKLTGAGFGGAVVALVPEDRMEGFQNHLLSRFPHLRIL from the coding sequence ATGGGGTTTAAAGAAGTCTTCGGCACCCTGCCCGAGGCCAGCGCCCAGGCCCCGGGGCGGGTGAATCTCTTGGGGGAGCACACCGACTATCAGGAGGGCTACGTCCTTCCCACCCCCCTCCCCTACTTCACCCAAGTGGAGGCCGCCAAAGGGGAGGGCCGGGTAGAGGCCTACAGCGAGGAGCTCAAGGAGCTCAGGGCCCGGCCTTTGGAAAGCCCGGCCCAAGGGGACTTTCTGGACTACCTCCTGGGGGTGGTCTGGGCCCTGAGGGAGGCGGGGTACGAGGTTCCCGGGGCTCGCTTTTACGTGCGGAGCAGGGTACCCATAGGGGCGGGGCTTTCCAGCTCGGCGGCCCTCGAGGTGGCGGCGCTAAAGGCCCTGCGCATCCTCTACCGCCTGCCCCTTTCCGACAAGGAAATCGCCCTTTTGGGCCAGAAGGCGGAGGTGGAGTACGTGGGGGTGCGCTGCGGCATCATGGACCAGATGGCCGCCAGCCTGGGCGAGGTGGGCAAGGCCCTTTTCCTGGACACCCGGACCCTGGAACACGAGAACCTACCCCTTCCTCCAAGGAGCCGGGTGGCCGTCCTAGACCTGGGCTTAAAGCGGCGCCTGGCCAGCGCCGGGTACAACGAAAGGCGCAAGGAAGCGGAGGAGGCAGCCAGGCGGCTTGGGGTGCGAAGCCTTAGGGACATCGGGGACCTTTGCCTGGTGGAGAGCCTTCCCTCCCCCTTGGACAAAAGGGCGCGGCACATCGTGGGAGAGAACCTCCGGGTGCTAAGGGGGGTAGAAGCCCTACGAAGAGGGGACGCCCGGGCCTTCGGCGAACTGATGGTGCAAAGCCATCGCTCCCTCTCCCAAGACTATGGGGTGAGCCTCCCGGAACTGGACGCCCTGGTGGAGGAAGCCCTGAGGGCCGGGGCCTATGGGGCCAAGCTCACGGGAGCAGGGTTCGGCGGGGCGGTGGTGGCCCTGGTGCCCGAAGACCGCATGGAAGGTTTCCAAAACCACCTCCTCTCCCGTTTTCCCCATCTCCGCATCCTTTGA
- a CDS encoding aminotransferase class III-fold pyridoxal phosphate-dependent enzyme, producing the protein MNLKALHKKHVLTPWVAQASLNPPLVVRGEGVWLYDEEGRRYLDLSSGLVALNLGHGHPRLVRAIAEQAATLAYAAPSLFHDKRALLAKALSDLSPWPEGARVFFTPSGTEANEDALKFVRHLTGRFKVLAAYRSFHGATHASASLTGENRRWPSEPGTAPGVVHFFAPYPYRSPFYTEDPREETTRALDHLERVLLHEDPKRVAAIFLEPVVGSNGVIVYPEGYLEGVRALCDRHGILLVFDEVMTGFGRLGAAFAALRFGVVPDLITFAKGVTSAYVPLGGVLVRETLARYFDENPLPTGHTYSGHPLAVAAGLASLQVYREEGIFERVLAMEGFFQESLKALKDRHPVVGDVRGLGAFYAVELVRDRGTKEPLSPWHAPFSPAMQALQTALWQEGVYLLVKHNILVVAPPLTIKEEEFLEGVERLSRALKQVEVGALG; encoded by the coding sequence ATGAACCTAAAAGCCCTCCACAAGAAGCACGTCCTTACCCCCTGGGTGGCCCAGGCTTCCCTTAACCCCCCCTTGGTGGTGCGGGGGGAGGGAGTCTGGCTGTACGACGAGGAGGGGCGGCGCTACCTGGACCTTTCCAGCGGCCTGGTGGCCTTGAACCTGGGCCATGGCCACCCTAGGCTGGTGCGGGCCATTGCCGAGCAGGCGGCCACCTTGGCCTATGCGGCCCCTAGTCTTTTCCACGATAAGCGGGCCCTTCTCGCCAAGGCCTTGTCCGACCTTTCTCCCTGGCCCGAAGGAGCCAGGGTCTTTTTCACCCCCTCGGGTACCGAGGCCAACGAGGACGCCCTGAAGTTCGTGCGCCACCTCACCGGCCGCTTCAAGGTCCTTGCCGCCTACCGGTCCTTCCACGGGGCCACCCACGCCTCCGCCAGCCTTACCGGGGAAAACCGCCGCTGGCCTTCCGAACCGGGCACTGCCCCCGGGGTAGTCCACTTCTTCGCTCCCTATCCCTACCGGAGCCCCTTTTACACGGAAGACCCCAGGGAGGAAACCACCCGGGCCCTGGACCACCTGGAGAGGGTTCTCCTCCACGAGGATCCCAAGCGGGTGGCGGCCATCTTCCTGGAGCCCGTGGTGGGCTCCAATGGCGTCATCGTCTACCCGGAAGGGTACCTCGAGGGGGTGCGGGCCCTTTGCGATCGACATGGCATCCTTTTGGTCTTTGACGAGGTGATGACCGGCTTCGGGCGTCTGGGAGCAGCCTTTGCCGCCCTGCGGTTTGGCGTGGTTCCCGACCTCATCACCTTTGCTAAGGGGGTCACCTCCGCCTACGTGCCCTTAGGAGGGGTGCTCGTGCGGGAAACCCTGGCCCGTTACTTTGACGAAAATCCCTTGCCTACGGGACACACCTACTCTGGTCATCCCTTGGCGGTGGCGGCGGGGCTGGCTTCCCTCCAGGTCTACCGAGAGGAAGGCATCTTCGAGCGGGTTTTGGCCATGGAGGGTTTCTTCCAGGAAAGCCTTAAGGCCCTAAAGGACCGGCATCCCGTGGTGGGGGATGTCCGGGGGCTTGGGGCCTTTTACGCCGTAGAGCTGGTCCGGGACCGGGGCACCAAGGAACCCCTTTCTCCCTGGCATGCTCCCTTTAGCCCTGCCATGCAGGCCCTACAAACGGCTTTGTGGCAGGAGGGGGTTTACCTCCTGGTCAAGCACAACATCCTGGTGGTGGCTCCACCCCTCACCATAAAGGAGGAGGAGTTCTTGGAAGGTGTGGAGCGCCTTTCCCGCGCCCTCAAGCAGGTGGAGGTTGGGGCTTTGGGCTAA
- a CDS encoding acyl-CoA dehydrogenase family protein, whose product MRARFYSQGEDHYKLDPDLKAILDTFAPGLPQEELSAFGKLVGEEVLEVAHHVDQDALPRLQMHDLDGNRIDRALLSPAQKTLLEKLRPMIRPAYEGRGWPLHYAFGYLLADGGLYCILTITHQVAYALHKYAPEHEAVKRELLYGPAFGATWMTEIQGGSDLGANRTVARREGNAYRLYQGDKYFASGAGLADYAIVTARPEGAPAGPKGLGLFLLPREVEGRLNFTVRRFKEKLATRAVPSGEVELEGSLAYPIGKLEEGIYYTLENLTVSRLANAAAAMGIAKKAHLEALFRVRRRTAFGKILLQHDLIQHDLLEMRLRQVGGTALAFLAIQAFDQAWEERPPYSEGYHLARLLSHLAKGRTAEHASAITALAMELFGGLGFLEEYGVARWHREALITPIWEGPANIQALDMLEAILKKRAHEPLLDMLGESPRAQAEAHKILKKLQEEGPWYAKEALRALADAVTVYALEKVAAEPFPELAELYTRRFLKGETLPPSAQRPELYDPWSSLS is encoded by the coding sequence ATGAGGGCACGCTTTTACAGCCAGGGCGAGGATCACTATAAGCTTGACCCGGACCTAAAAGCGATATTAGACACTTTTGCCCCCGGCCTCCCCCAGGAGGAGCTCTCCGCCTTCGGGAAGCTGGTAGGGGAAGAGGTTTTAGAGGTGGCCCATCACGTGGACCAGGATGCCCTGCCCCGCCTCCAAATGCACGATCTGGATGGGAACCGTATAGACCGGGCCCTCCTCTCCCCTGCGCAAAAGACCCTCTTGGAGAAGCTCCGCCCCATGATCCGCCCCGCCTATGAGGGCCGGGGCTGGCCCCTCCACTACGCTTTCGGGTACCTCCTGGCGGATGGAGGGCTTTACTGCATCCTCACCATCACCCACCAGGTGGCCTACGCCCTCCACAAGTACGCCCCTGAGCACGAAGCGGTGAAGCGGGAACTCCTCTACGGCCCGGCCTTCGGCGCCACCTGGATGACGGAGATCCAGGGAGGAAGCGACCTGGGGGCCAACCGCACCGTGGCCCGGCGGGAGGGAAACGCCTACCGCCTTTACCAGGGGGATAAGTACTTCGCCTCAGGGGCGGGCCTGGCCGACTATGCCATCGTCACCGCCAGGCCGGAGGGAGCCCCGGCCGGCCCCAAGGGCCTTGGCCTCTTCCTCCTGCCACGGGAGGTGGAGGGGAGGCTGAACTTTACCGTGCGCCGGTTTAAGGAAAAGCTGGCCACCCGGGCTGTGCCCTCGGGGGAAGTGGAACTAGAAGGAAGCCTGGCCTACCCCATCGGCAAGCTGGAGGAAGGCATTTACTACACCCTGGAAAACCTAACGGTGAGCCGGCTGGCCAATGCGGCCGCCGCCATGGGCATCGCCAAGAAAGCCCACCTCGAGGCCCTCTTCCGGGTAAGGAGGCGGACAGCCTTCGGGAAGATCCTCCTCCAGCACGACCTCATTCAGCACGACCTCCTGGAGATGCGCCTAAGGCAGGTGGGAGGCACCGCCCTGGCCTTTCTGGCCATCCAGGCCTTTGACCAAGCCTGGGAAGAGCGGCCCCCCTACAGCGAGGGCTATCACCTGGCCCGCCTCCTCTCCCACCTGGCCAAGGGGCGCACCGCCGAGCACGCCAGCGCCATCACCGCCCTTGCCATGGAGCTTTTCGGGGGCCTGGGCTTCCTGGAGGAGTACGGGGTGGCCCGCTGGCACCGGGAAGCCCTCATCACCCCTATCTGGGAGGGCCCCGCCAACATCCAGGCCCTGGACATGCTGGAGGCCATCCTCAAGAAGCGCGCCCACGAGCCCCTCTTGGACATGCTAGGGGAAAGCCCAAGGGCCCAGGCCGAGGCGCACAAGATCCTCAAGAAGCTGCAAGAGGAAGGACCCTGGTATGCCAAGGAGGCCCTTAGGGCTTTGGCGGACGCGGTGACGGTCTACGCCTTGGAGAAGGTGGCCGCCGAACCCTTCCCCGAGCTTGCGGAGCTCTACACCCGCCGCTTCCTTAAAGGGGAAACCCTTCCCCCCTCCGCCCAAAGGCCTGAGCTTTACGACCCCTGGTCAAGCCTCTCGTAA
- the pxpB gene encoding 5-oxoprolinase subunit PxpB has protein sequence MDGFYLAFGEGLSEEANRMAQALAGLLLKAPPEGLWEAVPAYGTLYLEYDARRLSRKRLLGLVSRLATTLAGGGEEGRMVEIPVRYDGEDLLEVAGRTGLPLEEVKRLHQVPLYRVYALGFTPGFPFLAPVEPALRLPRRPHPRPRVPAHAVAMAGPQTGIYPLPSPGGWHLLGTALVAVYDPHREEPFLLRPGDRVRFREAEGSTPPEPNPLALLPEEPRIPALRVEEPGLLDLVVDEGRFLAGHLGLARSGPLDPYSASLANRLVGNPPGAPLLEVAYRGPVLTALRDLVAAVAGYGLTALLEGEEIPPGQSFFWPRGKTLSFRPKGRGVRVYLAVAGALEGRSFMGSVSPDLRGRIGRPLEAGDVLGLGEERAVRPGLAFRQRPLPEAFRLRLLPGPQFSWEAFRALVSASFQVVRADRMGVELLGPEVPGGEGLSEATPLGGIQVPPSGRPLVLLVDKGSLGGYAKPARVHPGDLWLFGQVWPGVELTFTCELHRERQHIAPILAWEG, from the coding sequence GTGGACGGGTTCTACCTGGCCTTTGGCGAGGGGCTTTCCGAGGAGGCCAACCGCATGGCCCAGGCCCTGGCCGGCCTTCTTCTAAAGGCTCCCCCTGAAGGGCTTTGGGAGGCGGTTCCCGCCTACGGCACCCTGTACCTGGAGTACGATGCCAGGCGGCTTTCCCGGAAACGGCTCCTTGGGCTTGTTTCCCGCCTCGCCACCACCTTGGCTGGGGGTGGGGAGGAAGGCAGGATGGTGGAGATCCCCGTGCGCTACGATGGGGAAGATCTCTTGGAGGTGGCCGGGCGCACGGGGCTTCCCCTGGAGGAGGTGAAACGCCTGCACCAGGTACCCCTTTACCGGGTCTATGCCCTGGGGTTTACCCCCGGGTTTCCCTTTTTGGCCCCGGTGGAACCGGCCTTGCGCCTGCCCCGCCGCCCCCACCCAAGGCCCAGGGTGCCGGCCCATGCGGTGGCCATGGCCGGGCCCCAGACGGGCATCTACCCTCTGCCTTCCCCTGGAGGGTGGCATCTTTTGGGCACCGCCTTGGTGGCGGTCTACGATCCCCATCGGGAGGAACCCTTTCTCCTTAGGCCAGGGGACCGGGTGCGCTTCCGGGAAGCCGAGGGTTCCACTCCCCCGGAGCCCAACCCCTTGGCCCTACTTCCCGAGGAGCCCAGGATTCCTGCCCTGCGGGTGGAGGAGCCGGGTCTTCTGGACCTGGTGGTGGATGAGGGAAGGTTTCTGGCGGGCCACCTGGGCTTGGCCCGTTCCGGGCCCTTGGATCCCTACTCCGCCTCCCTGGCCAACCGCCTGGTGGGGAATCCCCCGGGCGCACCCCTTTTGGAGGTGGCCTACCGGGGTCCGGTCCTCACTGCTCTTAGGGATTTGGTGGCGGCGGTGGCAGGGTATGGGCTTACCGCCCTCCTGGAGGGGGAAGAGATTCCGCCGGGCCAGAGCTTTTTCTGGCCTAGGGGCAAAACCCTCTCCTTTCGGCCCAAGGGCCGGGGGGTCAGGGTTTACTTGGCGGTGGCGGGAGCCCTCGAGGGCCGTTCCTTTATGGGTTCCGTGTCCCCGGACCTCCGGGGCAGGATCGGCCGTCCGTTAGAGGCGGGGGATGTCTTGGGTCTGGGGGAGGAAAGGGCCGTGCGGCCGGGACTCGCCTTCCGGCAAAGGCCCTTGCCGGAAGCCTTTCGCCTCCGTCTCCTTCCCGGGCCCCAGTTTTCCTGGGAAGCCTTTAGGGCTTTGGTTTCCGCCTCCTTCCAGGTGGTGCGGGCGGACCGGATGGGCGTGGAGCTCCTGGGGCCGGAGGTACCTGGGGGGGAAGGGCTTTCCGAGGCCACGCCCTTGGGAGGTATCCAGGTGCCGCCTTCTGGGCGCCCCCTGGTGCTTTTGGTGGATAAGGGGAGCCTTGGGGGCTATGCCAAGCCAGCCAGGGTTCATCCTGGAGATCTCTGGCTTTTCGGCCAGGTGTGGCCGGGAGTAGAGTTAACGTTCACATGCGAGCTTCATCGTGAAAGGCAGCACATAGCTCCCATCCTGGCCTGGGAAGGCTAG